AACGAGATCTCTGGGGATAAAGCCCAACACCTGTTTGTCCATTGCGGCTATGGCCGGCCGATACTCAGATGCGATAATCTGGACTATCTGTGGGTCTTGCTGGTGCCAGAGAATCCCTGGATGCTGCTCAAGCTGAGCGCGGATGGCAATAAAATCTTCAGCGGTTACCCCTTGGGCTGACTCGAGAATAAATTGCTCATCTAACATGAAATAGTTGTGGCCTTCGAGGCGAGTGACTTGGCCTGTAGAATTAAATTCAATGTCCGCCAGACCTAAGGTTTCGGCATGTTTACCCGCATGCAGTATCGGCGTGTTGTTGACTCGTTCTCCATAAGAGATGGCACTCAAGCCAAAGGGTTTGAAATCCCCCTGTAGAGTATGGCTATGACCGCCCACGATAAGACTAATCCCATCCACAGCGTCGGCAAGTAACCTATCTTGATCTAGCCCAAGATGACTCAGGACTATGATATGGTCGACACCTTGAGCTTTAAGGTGTTCAACGGTTTTTTTTGTGGTCTCGATGGCATTGACAAAATAGGTGTCAGGATCCGGTCGTGCAATATCTGCCATCTGATCTAAGGTGATACCGACAATCGCCAGAGGCTTATCACTAAGCTGCTTTATTAACACCTTGGCCCTGCCAGTCTGGCTATCATAGTCGAGCAGGCGAGGATGACCACTCATTGGGCTCTCCTTAGCAGCATCTTCTCGGCTCAAGTCCATATTACCGGCCAGCAGTGGGAAGTTGATGTTGTTGAGAAAGGCCAATACCGGAGCGTTACCCGCATCTATTTCATGATTGCCCAGTACCATGGCATCGGGTCTGAGCTGGTTCAACAGATGGGCATTGGCTACGCCTTTGAACTGGCGAAAATACAGGGTCCCCTGAAAACTATCACCGCCATGGAGGAAGATATAATCTTGATTAGCCTGCTGTGCCTGGATTTTTGCTTGATTTAATTGGTGCTGGATGCGCGCGTAACCACCAGTGTGACTGTATACATCGAACTTTTTCCCGGCATTGGTCAATGAAAATTTTACACGACTGGGGTCGAAGTGAGAGTGAGTGTCATTGATGTGGGCAAGTTTAAGCGTGTATGTCTGGGGCATTGCATCATTTCTGTATTTCATTCGGGGGACGATACTATCATCGAATCCATGAGACCAAAAAGGGAAACTTATGTTTCCCTTTTTCGGTTTTGTAACAGAGCGTGATCACTCAAACTAATTCTTGGATGATCTATTCTTTGGCGTCTGCAGATAAGAGTCGAACTCACCGTTATCGGAGAGGCGTATGCCTTTATCTATCATGCGTTTCTCCCATAATTTACGGGCGAGTTGTTGCATGTCGGTGACTGGGTCATTACTGTCGACGATCTCGAGTCCTAACAGGGACTCAATGATATCTTCCAGAGTCACAATACCTTCACCTGTACCGTACTCGTTGACGACCATGGCTATCTTGCTATTGCGTTTAATTAACAGCTGAAACAAGGGTAAAACCTTAGCCGTTTCAGGCACGATAACCAGATTATGCTTTAAGTCACCAATAGGCGCCTGAGGCGAATTACGTTCTTCCAGCAAGATATCGTTTCGATTAATAAAACCTATGACATCATCGGGATCTTTATCAAAAATAGGGATTCGGCTAAACGGTGTGGCCTTGTGACGTAATGCAAACTCTTTATTTGATAGCGAGGTCGGCAAGCTAAACATGACGGTTCTTGGGGTCATGATCGCGGTCACTGGCATCTCTTTCACCGACAGCATCTGGGTCAAAATTTTAGATTCTTGCTCGTCCAGTTCACCAGATTCATGACCTATCTTAGCCATTGCACTCATCTCTTGACGGATATACTGACCGTTATCACCTTTGCCCAGAAGGCGGGTGACCTGGCTGGACATCCAAATAAGCGGCTTAGTGAAACGTTCCATCCACAATAGGGCGACCGAAACACTAGGGGCTAGCTTACGCCAATGATTTGCGCCTAGGGTCTTAGGGATGATCTCTGAGAAGAACAGGATTAAGAAGGTAAGCACAGCGGAAAATACACCGAGCATATCATCACCAAATACTTTAGCGGCCTGGGCACCGGCAACAGCCGCACCTACAGTGTGGGCTATGGTGTTTAGGGTCAGGATTGAAACCAGAGGCGACTCTACATTTTCTTTCTGACGTCCCAGTCTTTTAGCGGCTTCCGGATTAGATTGAGATAAATATGCAACATAGCTAGGCGTGACTGAAAGCAGAACCGCTTCGAAAACACTACAAAGGAAGGAGACTCCAATAGCGACAGCTACAATAGTAATGAGGGTGATCATTTAGGGAATTACATTGACGGACCGATATTAGCCCATATGAATTCTATCATAACCCTCAATCACTACAAGGCTGATGCATGCGCTAGATGGGATCAGGGGGTGAAATTTAGACATCGACCCAGTTAAGGCTAGGCTAGTTAGAGTCGATAAGGGGTCATTTGCGATATGCCTGAATTGAAAACTTTGGGAGACATTAGGACATATTTATCTTTAGGGATTAAATATCCACCGCCCTTAATTAACATCTGGTTAGTGTGTTATAGATGGTTTATCTAGGATTGGATGAAAACTAGAGCGTGGGTAAGGCTTAAGTCGCAGTCGTTAGTAAGACCGCACAAGCTCTGGTTTACTCAATGAGTAAAAAGAGTAAAGGCCAACAGGCTCTATCTAATATACGCACAAATCTGTATAATTCGCCGCCCTGTGGCAGGTATTAGACCCGTTAAGTGTTGAGGTTAGTCAAAATGAGTGAAAAGAAGATCAATTTATTGGATCTGGATCGTAAAGGATTGAGAGCATTATTCACCGATATGGGTGAGAAGCCGTTCCGTGCGGATCAGCTGATGAAGTGGATTTATCATTTTGGCGTCAGTGACTTCGAACTTATGACTAATATCAATAAGGGACTGAGGGCTAAACTTGCCGCGCGTTGTGAAATTACCGCGCCGCAAATATCCAGTTATCAGAAGTCAGAAGACGGCACGATTAAATTTGCCATCAATGTAGGTGATGGTCAGGAAGTTGAGACCGTGTATATCCCCGAAGGTGATAGAGCCACTCTGTGTGTGTCTTCACAAGTTGGTTGTGCGCTGGAATGCACCTTCTGTTCGACGGCTCAGCAAGGATTCAACCGTAATTTGACTGTCTCTGAAATTATCGGTCAAGTGTGGCGTGTTGCCGATTTTATCGGTTTCATCAAAGACACCGGCGAACGCCCAATCACTAATGTGGTGATGATGGGCATGGGCGAACCTCTGTTAAATCTTAAAAACGTGATTCCGGCTATGGATATCATGCTAGATGATTTTGGTTTCAGCTTGTCTAAAAGGCGCGTGACCTTGTCTACTTCGGGTGTTGTTCCAGCCTTAGATATACTTGGTGATGCCATAGATGTTGCTCTTGCTGTGAGTATTCATGCAGCCAATGATGAATTACGTGATGTCTTAGTGCCGGTTAATAAGAAGTATCCTCTTGAGGAGTTCTTAGCCGCTATTCGTCGTTATATCGCTAAGTCTAATGCTAACCGAGGTCGTGTCACTGTAGAGTATGTGATGTTAGATCACATTAACGACAGCACAGATCAGGCCCATGAGCTGGCTAAACTGATGAAAGACACCCCATGTAAGATTAATCTAATTCCATTTAATCCATATCCTGGTTCTCCATACGGTCGTTCTTCTAATTCTCGTATCGATCGTTTCTCTAAAGTCTTGATGGAATATGGCTTCACAGTCATAGTGAGAAAGACTCGTGGAGACGATATCGATGCTGCCTGTGGACAGTTGGCGGGCGATATTCGAGATAGAACCAAGCGTTTAGCGAAAAAACGCATGCAAGAGAACCAAATATCAGTCACAATAAACTAACTCTCTGAATATTTAGGTAGATAGGCTTGCTAATGATGCAAGGATTGCTAAGACTTACCCCGTTACTCATCTTGTCTACAAGCTTGTTGACTGGCTGTGTGTCTGAGCGGGTATACACAGGCACTGACATACCTGTTGCCGAGAGAACTTTTGATAATGTTGCGGCCGCCAAACAGCGAGCGCAGCTCGGCCTCACGTATTTACAGAGAGGCAATAGCGCCCAAGCTAAGTTTAACTTGAATAAGGCGCTGAAATTTGCGCCTAACATCGAAGCCGTCAATGTCTCTATGGCGCATTATTACCAGTTCGTAGGTGAGCTGGATATTGCCGAGACTTATTATCGAAAGGCTATCGTAAGTACTGATGCGACCGGTGATGGTATGAACAACTTCGGTGTGTTTCTGTGTCAGCAGAAAAAGTATGAAGAATCAGAGAAGGTGTTTCTTAAGGCGATAAAACTGCCTAAATATACCCGTGCTTCAGCGAGTTATGAAAACCTAGGTATCTGTAGCCGTAAGGCTGGAAACCTTGAGAAAGCGCAGAAATATTTTAGAATGGCGCTTAAATATGATCCAAGAAGACAAGTGTCTTTAATTGAATTAACCGAGATCAACGTCGATACGGGTGACTACCTCAAAGCACGTACTCAACTCCTTAGCTATCACAGAGTTATTGCAGAGTCAGCCGAGAGTTTGACGTTGGGAATAAAAATTGAACAAGGCTTAAATGATCTAAATGCAGCAAGGAAATTTGGTATTTTACTCTTAGCTAAATTTCCTGCATCGGTCGAAGCCAAACAGTATCGAGCTAGTATGCAATAATGACTAATAAACAAATCAATATGCTAAAGGATGAAGCAGATACACACCAGGATAGACTCGATAGCGAAACGATAGGGTCACTGTTAAGACAATCCCGTGAAAACATGGGAGCCAGTGTTGCCGATATTGCCGGGCAACTGAAACTTAGACCCTGTATCGTTAAAGATATCGAAGCAGATAATTTTGATCAGATTGCATCTCCCACCTATGTGAAAGGTTATGTAAAAAACTTTGCCCGCATAGTTCAAGCCGATGAAAAGGCTATTTTACGTTGCTTGAATAATCAAATTCACCAAGATCCAGATCCTGAAATGCAAAGTTTTTCCCGTAAAACGACGCGACAGACACTGGATGGCAGACTCATGTTTGCCACTTACTTGATCGCCTTCATTTTATTGGCACTGCTAGTGTTATGGTGGGTGCAGAAGTCAGATACGCTCTCATCTCTCGACATTTCTAAGCCTAGCGTCGAAGAACTAGCAGACTCACAAATTGATTCAAACCTAAGTGCCAACATTTCTCTCGATGCTGGCACTAGTAATGCCGCTACTGGTATCGAAAACATCAGTGATGACTTAATTGAACATGTAAATGATGCCTTAAGTGGCAATACGTCCTCAATAGATACACAGGCTGCTGAGATTAGTGAGAGCATTTCTACACCTACACCTACACCTGAGCTAAATGACGCGCCTAAGCCAAGTTCATTAATTATTGATGAGACTGAGGCACAAGCTAAACCAGTTACTCAGCCTGTTACCCTGTCAGCCAATCAAGCTGCACTCATTTTGAGTTTTTCCGCTGATTGCTGGCTCAACGTGACAGATGCCACGGGTAAAGTGCTAGTTAACGATCTTAAAAAAGCGGGTGAACTGCTTAATATTTCTGGCAAAACGCCATTTAAATTAACCTTAGGTGCCCCACAAGCTGTGAGCATAAAGCTCAACGGTAAAACCGTAAGCTTGGCTACTTTCCCTCGTGGACGAGTGGCTCGATTAACCCTTCCTTTAGCTGGCTGAATCGTATTTTTACCCTAGGCGTAATGATTCAATAATCATCTTTTTCTCAGATGTTATTTAATCTAATGACTAGGGTTAAACTTGCCGCTGAATGCGATAAACAGGATATAGAGTAAATAAGATGTACAACGAAAACCCGATAATAAGACGTGCTTCTACCCGTATCTATGTTGGAAATGTTCCCATAGGTGATGGTGCGCCAATAGCTGTTCAGTCGATGACCAATACTCGAACGACTGATGTTGCAGCTACGGTGGCTCAGATCAATGCTCTTGAAAATGTCGGCGCCGATATAGTGCGTGTTTCGGTGCCTACCATGGATGCCGCCGAAGCGTTTAAGTTGATTAAACAGCAAACTAATATCCCTTTGATTGCCGATATTCATTTCGATTATCGTATCGCACTTCAAGTGGCAGAATATGGCGTAGATTGTCTGCGTATTAATCCGGGTAATATAGGCAACGAAGAGCGTATTCGCAGTGTTGTCGAGTGTGCACGGGACAAGAATATTCCTATCCGCATAGGTATCAATGGCGGTTCGTTAGAAAAAGACTTGATGGATAAGTACAAGGAGCCGACGCCGGCAGCCTTGCTAGAATCCGCTATGCGTCATGTGGATATCTTAGATAGACTCAATTTCGATCAGTTTAAAGTCAGTGTCAAAGCTTCCGATGTGTTCTTAGCCGTGGAAGCCTATCGTTTACTGGCTAAACAAATCGTACAACCTCTTCACTTGGGGATCACCGAAGCCGGTGGTGCCAGAGCCGGTTCGGTAAAATCTGCCGTCGGCCTAGGCATGCTATTAGCCGAAGGCATAGGTGATACCTTACGTATCTCCTTGGCCGCCGATCCTATCGAAGAGATCAAGGTCGGTTTCGACATCTTGAAATCATTGCGTATTCGTTCCCGTGGTATCAACTTCATTGCGTGCCCGTCATGCTCGCGTCAAGAGTTCGATGTTATCGCTACAGTGAATGAGCTTGAACGACGTTTAGAAGATATCGTCACGCCCATGGATGTGTCTATCATAGGTTGTGTGGTAAACGGCCCGGGTGAAGCTCTGGTATCAGACATAGGTCTGACGGGCGGTCATCGCAAGAGTGGTTATTTCAATGCTGGTGTGAGACAGAAAGAGCGTTTCGATAATGACAACATAGTCGACTCTTTGGAAGCCAAGATTCGAGCTAAAGCCTCTATGATTAACGACAGAATTCCAGCCAAAGATCTCAGCAAATAAGTACTGCAATTTAAGCATAATCCGTTTGGTTTAAAGCCAAGTCTGCTTTCTTTGTCGAGAACTGTTTGCAAATTAACAGTTTTGAGTTTGAAAATACCAACTCTTTTAAATAAGTGATCATTCAGCGGGAATTAAAAACGCTGCAGGCAAGTAAGGGGATTGAAGCTAATAGTTATTCTATATCGAGAGCCACTTGCGCAGCATAAAGTGTTTTTAAACCCGCACTAGGTGAGCTTCTCAGTGCTTCCACTTCTGCGTTGCACTGTCTCAAAAGGGAATAACCATTTCTTCAACAATGTGCCTTGAATTTAAAGCCCTGAGAAAGCTCTGAATAGGTCATAAATTTAATCGAATTGGTATTATACTGCCCTGCAAGATATACTGCGGGGCATTTTTAATTTTTTTTAGCTAAATCGGACGAGTCTATATCGTGGCAAAACAGATCCAAGCGATTCGCGGAATGAACGATATTCTGCCTACCCAAAGCCCTCTATGGCAAAAACTAGAAGCTGTACTCCGTGAAACTGTGAGTGCCTACGGGTATAGTGAGATCCGTACTCCCATCGTTGAGAGTACAGACCTTTTTAAGCGTTCGATTGGTGAAGTCACCGATATTGTCGAAAAAGAGATGTATACCTTTGATGACAGAAACGGTGACAGCTTAACCCTACGTCCTGAAGGCACAGCCTCAACCGTACGTGCGGGTAATCAACACGGTTTACTTTATAACCAAGAGCAACGCCTTTGGTATATGGGTCCTATGTTTAGGCATGAGCGACCACAGAAAGGGCGTTACCGTCAATTTAATCAGTTTGGTGTCGAAGTTTATGGCATTGGAACAGCGGATGTAGATGCTGAAGTTCTGATGCTTTCTGCTCGCCTGTGGGAGAAGCTGGGGATCACAGACCATGTGACTCTAGAGTTAAACACTTTAGGCGATCCTGCCGAGCGTGCCACATATCGTGAAGCGCTAATTGCTTATCTTGAGCAGTTTAAAGAGCAGCTTGATGAAGAAAGTCAGCGCCGTATGTATACCAATCCGCTGCGCGTGTTGGATACAAAGAACCCAGAGGTACAAGCACTTCTAGTTGATGCACCTGAGTTGATGGATTATCTTGGCGAAGAAACTCGTGCACATTTTTCACATTTATGTGAACTCTTAGACGCGGTTGGCATCAAATACGTCATTAACCCACGTTTAGTTCGTGGTTTAGATTATTATAATCGCACCGTTTTTGAGTGGGTAACGACAAGTTTGGGCTCTCAGGGTACCGTGCTTGCCGGTGGTCGTTATGACGGATTGGTCGAACAGTTAGGCGGTAAAAACACCCCAGCTGTCGGTTTTGCTATGGGTCTAGAGCGCATAGTCTTGATGTTAGAGACGCTGGAGCTGACTGATGATATTCCTGCTACTGTCGATGTATATGTCACCGCCATGGGCGATGCGAGTAAAGTTGAAGCGATTAAAATCGCCCAGGCACTTCGCACCGAGTTACCTGGTTTGAGAGTGATGAGCCATTGTGGTGGTGGAAACTTCAAGAAACAGATGAAACGCGCAGATAAGAGTGGTGCACTCATCGCCTTAGTTATCGGTGAAGATGAACTGGCCAGTAACCAAGTCGCGGTTAAATATCTGCGTGAAAAGAAAGAACAAGCTTTAGTTGCTCGTGACGGATTAGCAACTTATATCGCGGAACTGATTTAAAGAGGAAGATTACGTGGAAATTTATAGCACAGAAGAACAACAAGTAGATGCTATCAAACAGTTTTGGAAAGATTATGGATCGTCTATCGCTGTAGGTGCCGTAGTTGGTCTAGGTGGTTTATTTGGCTGGAACTATTATTCCGATCACCAAATTACACAAGCCGAGTTGGCATCTGAAGCCTTCCAGGCTGTGAGTGCCAGCAATATTTCTGATAACGGTATGTTAACCGCGGCAGAAAATTTTGCTAAAGATCACAGCCAGAAAGGTTATCAGTCACTGCTTGAGCTGATTGTGGCCAAAGCGGCTGTTGAAGCCGGTGATCTAGAAAAAGCGGAAGCGACACTGAAAAGCGTCGTTGCCTCTGCACCGGATAAGGGTCTAGTCATGGTTGCGACCATGCGCTTAGCACGCGTTCAAGCGGAGCAAGGCCAAATCGCAACGGCTATAACTACCTTAAGCCAGGTCTCAGATCCAGCCTTCACGGCACAGAGAGACGAGCTTAAAGGTGATTTTCTGGTGCGTAAAGGGGATGACGAGCAAGCTAAAGCTGCTTATCAGGCCGCCGTTAAAAACGGTGGCACGAGTGCAAGCCCTGCGCTACAGATGAAATTAGACAATTTGAACAAGGCATAAGGAAACGCCCATGAAGTCTTGGTGCAAAACACTAGTCGCATGTAGTCTGAGCATAGGTTTGTTATCTGCCTGTTCATCTAGCGATGTTGAAGAAGAGCCAATAAGCCCACTGCCTAGTATCGAAGCAAGCGTATTTCCTGAAGTAAGCTGGAGTGCGACTGTTGGTAGCGGTGTCGGTGATTATTATTCACGCCTTCGTCCGGCAGCCAGGTATGACAAGATTTACGTTGCTGATAGATATGGTCAAGTCGTCGCCTTCGATGAAGAGACTGGAGCTAAGGTTTGGAGCAAAGATTTTAGCTCGGCATTTAAAGATAATATCTTGGCCAAGAACAAAGGCGCTAAACTAGCCGCTGGAGTCACAGTCGCCAGAGACATGGTCTTTATCGGCGGTGAAAGTGGTCTACTCGGTGCCTTAGATGCAGAAACTGGTGAAAAAGTATGGTCTGCCTTAGCCAGTGGTGAGCTACTTTCAGCCCCAACGGTTGCTGAAGACATAGTAGTGGTCAATACTAGCTCAGGAAGTTTAGAAGCATTTAAAATCGAAGATGGTGAAAAGTTATGGACTTATAAGTCTAAGCTGCCGACTTTGACTCTTCGCGGTACAGGTTCAGCTAACTACGAAGCCGGTGGTTTCTTCGTAGGTACTGCCGACGGCAAGATTGCCGTAGTGATCAAAAACAATGGTCAGGCTGCCTGGGAACAAGCTATTTACACGCCAAAAGGTGGTAATGAGTTTACCCGTATGTCCGATGTTGATATGCAGCCCTTGGTCGTTGGTAAAAACCTATATGCAGTTAGCTTTAACGGTAATTTAGTTTCAATGGAGCTTAGAACCGGACGTATTGTTTGGTCGCGTAAGTATTCAAGTTTCCATGAATTAGCTGATTCAGGTGTGAACCTGTTTCTAGTAGATGACCATAGCCGTATCTATTCAGTAGACAAACGTAATGGTTTAGAGACTTGGAGCAATATTGAATTAACTAATCGTAATTTAACCTCTCCAGCCGTCTTTAAAGGTTATCTTGTTGTTGGTGACTTTGAGGGTTACCTGCACTTCATAGATAAGTCGACCGGAGAAGTCGTTGGCCGCGTCGAAGTGGACAGTTCTGGCTTATATAGTCAGCCCTTGGTTGTCGGTGATAGCATTTATGTTCAGACTCGCGGCGGAAAAGTTGCTAGAATAACGCTTCCGTAAGCTTTATCTGAATTGATATTTAGCCCCCGGAAGTTGTTCTGGGGGCTTTTTGTGTTTAAGTGATTAGTATTAAAGAGTTTGTCGAAAACACTTTATATAAAAACCTCACATTAAACACAATAAGCAATATGTAGTATCGGCTTGATCTAGTCTTAAATAGATCAAGATCCGACTTATTGATATTTTATAGATTTGAAAACAGTAGATTAGAGGCAAAAAAATGATTCCAGTTGTGGCCCTTGTTGGGCGACCCAATGTCGGTAAGTCGACCCTATTTAATCGCCTTACCCGCACCAGAGATGCTTTGGTTGCCGACTTTCCAGGGCTAACTCGGGATCGTAAATATGGTCGCGCTTCCCTATCAGGCTATGAGTTTATCGTAGTCGATACCGGTGGTATCGATGGCACCGAAGAGGGCATAGAAGTTCATATGGCCGAACAGTCCTTAGCCGCGATTGAAGAAGCGGATGTGGTTCTGTTTCTCACCGATGCCAGAGCGGGCTTAACAGCTGCCGACCATGCGATTGCCGATCATCTTCGTCGACGTGATAAGACTACTTTTGTAGTTGCCAACAAGGTAGATGGTATAGATGCCGACTCTGCCTGTGCCGAGTTTTGGGCCTTAGGCCTGGGTGAGGTCTATCAAATGGCTGCATCACAGGGACGCGGCGTAACCAACATGATTGAGTATGCCCTGGCTCCTTATGCCGAGGCGCTCGGCCTGCATCGTAATGATGAAGGTGATATAGAGGTTGAGGAAAGAGAGTACAGCGAAGAAGAAGCCGAAGCCGAGCAGAAGCGTCTTCAGGATCTACCGATAAAGCTTGCGATTATCGGTAAGCCTAACGTTGGTAAGTCTACCTTGATTAACCGTATCTTGGGTGAAGAGCGTGTGGTCGTATATGACTCGCCGGGAACCACTCGAGATAGTATCTATATCCCTATGGAGCGAGAAGGGCGTGAATACGTGCTTATCGATACTGCTGGTGTTCGTCGCCGCAGTAAAGTCCATGAGACAGTCGAGAAATTTTCTGTCATTAAGACACTTAAAGCAATCGAAGACTGTAATGTGGTGCTATTGATCATCGACGCCCGTGAAGGTATTGCAGAGCAAGATCTTGGTTTGTTGGGCTTCGCCCTTAACGCTGGTCGCGCTTTGGTCATTGCCGTCAACAAGTGGGACGGTATCAATCAAGAAATTAAAGACAGAGTTAAGAGTGAACTGGATCGTCGCCTAGGCTTCATCGATTTTGCTCGCATTCACTTTATCTCAGCACTTCATGGTACTGGTGTTGGTCATCTTTATGAGTCGGTAGAAGAAGCTTATGACAGTGCTACGCGCCGCGTAAGTACGTCTATGCTGACACGCATCATGCAGATGGCGCAAGACGATCACCAGCCACCTTTGGTTAATGGTCGCCGCGTTAAGCTTAAATATGCCCATGCCGGTGGTTACAACCCACCAATCGTGGTGGTTCATGGTAATCAGGTTAAGAAACTTCCGGATTCCTATAAGCGTTACATGATGAACTACTATCGTCGTTCGCTTAAAGTTATGGGTACGCCTATTCAGGTGCGCTTCCAAGACGGTGCTAACCCGTTTGAAGGCTTGCACA
This portion of the Shewanella violacea DSS12 genome encodes:
- the bamB gene encoding outer membrane protein assembly factor BamB, with the protein product MKSWCKTLVACSLSIGLLSACSSSDVEEEPISPLPSIEASVFPEVSWSATVGSGVGDYYSRLRPAARYDKIYVADRYGQVVAFDEETGAKVWSKDFSSAFKDNILAKNKGAKLAAGVTVARDMVFIGGESGLLGALDAETGEKVWSALASGELLSAPTVAEDIVVVNTSSGSLEAFKIEDGEKLWTYKSKLPTLTLRGTGSANYEAGGFFVGTADGKIAVVIKNNGQAAWEQAIYTPKGGNEFTRMSDVDMQPLVVGKNLYAVSFNGNLVSMELRTGRIVWSRKYSSFHELADSGVNLFLVDDHSRIYSVDKRNGLETWSNIELTNRNLTSPAVFKGYLVVGDFEGYLHFIDKSTGEVVGRVEVDSSGLYSQPLVVGDSIYVQTRGGKVARITLP
- the der gene encoding ribosome biogenesis GTPase Der, whose amino-acid sequence is MIPVVALVGRPNVGKSTLFNRLTRTRDALVADFPGLTRDRKYGRASLSGYEFIVVDTGGIDGTEEGIEVHMAEQSLAAIEEADVVLFLTDARAGLTAADHAIADHLRRRDKTTFVVANKVDGIDADSACAEFWALGLGEVYQMAASQGRGVTNMIEYALAPYAEALGLHRNDEGDIEVEEREYSEEEAEAEQKRLQDLPIKLAIIGKPNVGKSTLINRILGEERVVVYDSPGTTRDSIYIPMEREGREYVLIDTAGVRRRSKVHETVEKFSVIKTLKAIEDCNVVLLIIDAREGIAEQDLGLLGFALNAGRALVIAVNKWDGINQEIKDRVKSELDRRLGFIDFARIHFISALHGTGVGHLYESVEEAYDSATRRVSTSMLTRIMQMAQDDHQPPLVNGRRVKLKYAHAGGYNPPIVVVHGNQVKKLPDSYKRYMMNYYRRSLKVMGTPIQVRFQDGANPFEGLHTKRLTVSQERRRKRMMSHIRDNDKK